One bacterium genomic window carries:
- a CDS encoding T9SS type A sorting domain-containing protein has product MKKLIRLGCFAAALLSLALAANGHWVNKDGFIDYAQHQVGIPPQPVRADGMPDFDQKQDGWHNALGQWNWCGPVAVANCLWWFDSKFEMIKCISLPPGSQVMPPTASDHYSLVSSPVPTMDDHLPQNVIPFITTLGNSLPGGIGFAGITLGQMRLMIENYLSSPAVNLHGHYKITIVQSPTFDEIYRQVEQSQDVIVLLGFWQLDQSGQWGRLGGHYVTVAGVDSQNNVKAISFSDPISNAAEAGAPGIVWNGFLTPHGLPGHPAAEHNDAGNVSHDYFNISASASPGGIIAADEYGISNTPEFWENFQNLNVPDHLAPFQTAYNPNLGVHTELEAILYICPNFDFGDLQPDYPTMDLTSCGPAHPLSEKAWLGPNIDDELTPRILDMDNTFDDGVQFVNLPWWPGAWVQVTVQVSTGPFYAGEPLYLNAWKDGNIDGDFDDGPLGSPEDDFLACDEWVIQDVPVAAGIATHGFCDPGVLDFGPYDLRMRFRLTSQPVGRFGYGGYWGGGVSNGLGTYDIDWVLGEVEDYLLTDMQLPVALLDFEARPGYHCADLTWTTASETELDYFAINRCTVGHPCEQIARIAGRGSVTSGARYSFHDAPLANGIAYRYTLVSVAVDGTIDILADRTVMPSAEILPTSFALAQNHPNPFNASTQISYALPAASDVTLTVYNATGQLVRTLVSARQEAGYYRVNFGSSDLASGVYLYLLKTDHFSQTRKMVLIR; this is encoded by the coding sequence ATGAAAAAGCTGATTCGTCTGGGTTGCTTCGCGGCGGCACTGCTATCGCTAGCGCTTGCCGCAAACGGTCACTGGGTCAACAAGGACGGCTTCATAGACTATGCCCAGCATCAGGTCGGTATTCCGCCGCAGCCTGTGCGTGCCGACGGAATGCCAGATTTCGATCAGAAACAGGATGGCTGGCACAACGCGCTCGGTCAATGGAATTGGTGTGGACCGGTCGCCGTGGCCAACTGCCTGTGGTGGTTCGATTCCAAATTTGAGATGATCAAATGCATCTCGCTGCCGCCGGGCTCGCAGGTCATGCCGCCGACGGCGAGCGATCACTACTCACTCGTGTCGTCACCCGTGCCGACCATGGATGACCACCTGCCGCAGAATGTCATTCCCTTCATCACCACGCTCGGAAATTCACTGCCGGGAGGTATCGGCTTCGCGGGTATCACCCTCGGTCAGATGCGCCTGATGATCGAGAACTACCTCTCAAGCCCGGCCGTCAATCTGCATGGCCACTACAAAATCACCATCGTGCAATCGCCGACCTTTGATGAAATCTATCGGCAGGTTGAGCAGAGCCAGGATGTTATCGTCCTGCTGGGCTTTTGGCAGCTTGATCAGAGCGGTCAGTGGGGCCGTCTCGGCGGACACTATGTTACCGTCGCGGGAGTGGATAGTCAGAATAACGTCAAGGCTATTTCGTTCAGCGATCCGATCTCCAATGCTGCTGAAGCCGGCGCGCCCGGTATCGTGTGGAACGGTTTCCTGACGCCGCACGGACTCCCCGGGCATCCCGCCGCCGAACACAACGACGCGGGCAACGTTTCGCACGACTATTTCAACATCTCGGCTTCCGCATCTCCCGGCGGCATCATCGCGGCCGATGAATACGGAATCTCGAACACGCCCGAATTCTGGGAGAACTTTCAGAACCTGAATGTGCCCGATCATCTTGCACCATTTCAAACCGCCTACAATCCGAATCTCGGCGTCCACACTGAACTCGAAGCGATTCTCTACATCTGTCCTAACTTCGACTTCGGTGACTTGCAGCCGGACTACCCGACCATGGACCTCACGTCCTGCGGTCCGGCGCATCCGCTGTCCGAAAAGGCTTGGCTCGGCCCGAACATTGACGACGAATTGACCCCGCGCATTCTCGACATGGATAACACGTTCGATGACGGCGTGCAATTTGTCAATCTGCCGTGGTGGCCCGGTGCGTGGGTGCAAGTGACCGTGCAAGTTTCCACCGGACCCTTCTACGCCGGTGAACCGCTCTATCTTAACGCATGGAAAGACGGCAATATTGACGGCGACTTTGATGACGGTCCGCTCGGATCGCCCGAAGATGATTTCCTGGCGTGCGACGAGTGGGTGATTCAGGACGTGCCGGTGGCAGCGGGCATCGCGACGCATGGCTTCTGTGATCCGGGCGTGCTCGATTTCGGTCCGTATGATCTGCGCATGCGCTTCCGTCTCACCAGTCAACCTGTGGGCCGATTCGGTTACGGCGGCTATTGGGGCGGCGGCGTGTCAAATGGCCTCGGTACGTATGACATTGACTGGGTGCTCGGGGAAGTCGAAGACTACCTGTTAACCGACATGCAATTGCCAGTCGCGCTGTTGGACTTCGAAGCCCGGCCCGGATACCATTGCGCCGATCTCACCTGGACAACCGCTTCGGAAACGGAGCTCGACTACTTCGCGATCAACCGCTGCACGGTCGGTCATCCGTGCGAACAGATCGCGCGCATCGCAGGCCGCGGCAGCGTAACGTCCGGCGCGCGCTACTCCTTCCACGATGCGCCGCTCGCCAATGGCATCGCCTATCGCTACACGCTGGTTTCCGTCGCGGTGGACGGCACGATTGACATCCTTGCCGACCGCACCGTCATGCCGTCCGCGGAAATCCTGCCGACGAGCTTCGCGCTCGCGCAGAACCATCCGAATCCGTTTAATGCGAGCACGCAGATCAGCTATGCGCTGCCCGCCGCGTCCGACGTCACGCTGACGGTTTACAATGCCACCGGTCAGCTCGTCCGCACGCTCGTCTCCGCGCGGCAGGAAGCCGGCTACTATCGCGTCAACTTCGGTTCGTCCGATTTGGCCAGCGGAGTGTATCTCTATCTGCTCAAGACCGATCACTTCTCGCAGACGCGCAAAATGGTGCTTATCCGATGA
- a CDS encoding GTPase: protein MPRIKTIIQGAAGRDFHNFNTVYRDNSTYDVVAFTAAQIPGIDDRTYPAVLAGKLYPKGIPIHAEKDLEKLIQKHEINEVVYSYSDVKHEYVMHWASRILAAGANFKLVGGRETMIKSTKPVVAVCAVRTGAGKSQTTRRVAEILKAAGKKVVAVRHPMPYGDLSKQIVQRFASIADLKKHNCTIEEMEEYEPHIARGQVIYAGVDYEKILRQAEQEADVVLWDGGNNDLPFFKPDIYITVCDPLRAGNEMSYHPGEANFRMASVLVINKVDSASPDQMQQLRTSIETINPAAMVIDAASPIMVDKPELIRGKRVLVIEDGPTCTHGEMKYGAGVVAAKKYGAAELVDPRPFAVGSIAETFKIYPGIGALLPAMGYGDKQMKDLAATIDKAKVDAVIIATPIDLARVIKISKPNVRVGYELQEIGTPTLEDALAPLLEAPKKRKK from the coding sequence ATGCCCCGCATCAAAACCATCATCCAAGGCGCCGCCGGTCGCGATTTCCACAACTTCAATACCGTCTATCGCGACAACTCCACTTATGACGTCGTGGCCTTCACCGCCGCGCAAATCCCCGGCATTGACGACCGCACCTACCCCGCCGTCCTCGCTGGAAAGCTCTATCCCAAAGGTATTCCCATTCACGCCGAAAAAGATCTCGAAAAGCTGATTCAAAAGCACGAGATCAATGAGGTCGTGTACTCCTATAGCGACGTTAAGCATGAGTATGTCATGCACTGGGCATCGCGGATCCTCGCTGCCGGCGCCAACTTCAAACTCGTCGGCGGTCGCGAAACGATGATTAAGTCCACCAAACCCGTCGTCGCCGTCTGCGCCGTGCGTACCGGAGCCGGTAAGTCCCAAACCACGCGCCGCGTCGCCGAAATTCTCAAGGCCGCGGGCAAGAAAGTCGTCGCCGTGCGGCATCCGATGCCCTACGGTGATCTGTCCAAGCAAATCGTCCAGCGCTTCGCTTCGATCGCCGACCTCAAGAAACACAACTGCACCATCGAAGAGATGGAAGAGTACGAACCGCACATCGCGCGCGGTCAGGTCATCTATGCAGGAGTGGATTACGAGAAAATCCTTCGGCAGGCCGAGCAGGAAGCCGACGTCGTGCTGTGGGATGGCGGCAATAACGACTTGCCGTTCTTTAAACCCGATATCTACATCACCGTCTGCGACCCACTGCGCGCAGGCAACGAAATGAGCTATCATCCCGGCGAAGCAAATTTCCGCATGGCCAGCGTGCTCGTCATCAACAAAGTGGACAGCGCGTCGCCCGACCAGATGCAGCAGCTCCGCACGTCTATCGAAACGATCAATCCCGCCGCGATGGTCATTGACGCCGCTTCGCCGATCATGGTGGACAAGCCCGAACTTATCCGCGGGAAGCGCGTACTGGTCATCGAGGATGGCCCCACCTGCACGCACGGTGAAATGAAATACGGCGCGGGCGTCGTCGCCGCCAAGAAGTACGGGGCCGCCGAGCTGGTGGACCCGCGTCCGTTCGCTGTCGGTTCCATTGCCGAAACCTTCAAGATTTATCCCGGCATTGGCGCCTTGCTTCCAGCCATGGGGTATGGTGACAAGCAGATGAAAGACCTCGCCGCCACCATTGACAAAGCCAAGGTGGATGCCGTCATCATTGCCACGCCGATTGACCTCGCGCGCGTCATCAAGATCTCCAAGCCAAACGTCCGCGTCGGCTACGAACTACAGGAGATCGGCACACCGACGCTCGAAGATGCACTCGCGCCGTTGCTTGAGGCTCCGAAAAAACGCAAGAAATAG
- a CDS encoding c-type cytochrome yields the protein MFRTLRQHRWLPWLFVVPMLFMIGCSDDDDDNNVIAEPESLRDRFDLQPLGPIPYPPNNPPLQERISLGRFLFYDPLLGGELDASCATCHHPAFAFGDMRQLPVGVAGTGGLGPDRIRGNSHETGAPVGFTPRNSPTIFNTAFNADESGEATHNGFFFWDGRVKSLEVQATKPITSRVEMRGDAYPGSDDVAAADALDSVLARLRGVPEYIERFAVAFPEENAEWLGGQREHVIDSSTYGRAMASYERELVTRNSAYDRYVDGDDDALTAAQLRGLELFHTKAKCAECHSGPMLSDYKFVVNGVPQEGPGKAVIPGDDCGREEFTLNPADRYAFRTPTLRNVELTAPYMHDGVFETLEQVMDFYNQAAFPRHPDISDEELNEDLRAPLNLSTQEMQDIIAFMKSLTDPGTQLSPFLTTVPDRVPSGLVPVLGLSAGPPPPPAPGFPG from the coding sequence ATGTTCCGCACCCTCCGCCAACATCGCTGGTTGCCGTGGTTGTTCGTTGTGCCGATGCTCTTCATGATCGGCTGCAGCGACGATGACGACGACAACAACGTGATTGCCGAGCCCGAATCGCTGCGCGATCGCTTTGACTTGCAGCCGCTCGGCCCCATTCCCTATCCACCCAACAACCCGCCGCTGCAAGAGCGCATTTCGTTGGGCCGTTTTCTTTTCTATGACCCGCTGCTCGGTGGTGAGTTGGATGCGTCCTGCGCAACTTGCCATCATCCGGCCTTTGCCTTCGGTGACATGCGCCAGCTCCCTGTCGGCGTTGCCGGAACAGGTGGCCTCGGACCCGACCGGATTCGCGGGAACTCCCACGAGACCGGCGCGCCCGTTGGTTTCACGCCCCGCAACTCGCCGACGATCTTTAACACGGCCTTCAATGCCGATGAATCCGGCGAAGCGACGCATAACGGCTTCTTTTTCTGGGATGGTCGTGTCAAGAGTCTCGAAGTGCAGGCCACCAAACCCATCACCTCGCGTGTTGAAATGCGCGGCGATGCCTATCCCGGCAGCGATGATGTCGCCGCCGCCGATGCGCTCGACAGCGTGCTTGCCCGGCTGCGCGGCGTGCCTGAGTATATCGAACGATTTGCCGTCGCCTTCCCCGAAGAAAACGCCGAGTGGCTCGGCGGCCAGCGCGAACATGTCATTGATTCGTCCACCTATGGCCGCGCAATGGCTTCCTATGAGCGCGAACTCGTCACGCGCAATTCCGCTTATGATCGCTACGTTGACGGTGATGACGATGCCCTCACCGCGGCCCAGTTGCGTGGCCTCGAACTCTTCCACACCAAAGCCAAGTGCGCCGAATGTCATAGCGGCCCAATGTTGAGCGACTATAAATTCGTCGTCAACGGCGTGCCGCAGGAAGGCCCCGGCAAGGCTGTGATTCCCGGTGACGATTGTGGCCGTGAAGAATTCACGCTTAATCCCGCCGACCGCTACGCCTTCCGCACTCCGACCTTGCGCAACGTGGAACTCACCGCGCCGTACATGCACGACGGTGTGTTCGAAACGCTCGAACAGGTCATGGACTTCTACAATCAGGCAGCGTTCCCGCGGCATCCCGATATCTCCGATGAAGAACTCAATGAAGACTTGCGCGCGCCGCTCAACTTGAGCACGCAAGAGATGCAGGACATCATTGCGTTTATGAAATCGTTGACCGATCCCGGCACGCAGCTTTCCCCGTTCCTTACGACGGTACCCGACCGCGTGCCCTCAGGGCTTGTGCCCGTCTTAGGCTTGAGCGCAGGTCCGCCGCCGCCGCCCGCACCCGGTTTCCCCGGCTAA
- the moeB gene encoding molybdopterin-synthase adenylyltransferase MoeB, with protein sequence MSVSISVPTVLRRFTGDQATVTLEAATVAEALHNLTAAHPALQKHLYDGDGKLRSFVNVYVGQQDVRHLPDKYHTALHDGAQLTIVPSIAGGSDLPPQSSGGTKGGKTETGNGISRATLTTQEYRQYSRHLLLPEVGVAGQLKLKQASVLVVGAGGLGSPLLAYLAAAGVGRMGIVDADVVDETNLQRQIIHGRRSVGLSKLSSAREFIKNLNPHVHVETYETFFTAENALGIAAGYDLLIDGTDNFPTRYLVNDVSFLLKKRNVYGSIYRFEGQISVFCDPGGPCYRCLYPEPPPPGLVPSCAEGGVLGVLPGIVGSIQANEALKILLGIGTPLVGTLLRFDALDLSFKRFDLHKDPDCPLCGAHPTITEPVDYVQFCGLGTEEQALTQVREMTVHELFARRQNGNGSRPIVLDVRNAEELAIARLNEDLHIPLAELDFRLDELAPYKERDLVISCRSGVRSARAWHQLRAAGFEKIYNLEGGILAWADHIDNSLPKY encoded by the coding sequence ATGAGCGTTTCCATTTCCGTCCCCACTGTCTTGCGCCGCTTCACCGGCGATCAGGCCACCGTCACGCTCGAGGCCGCTACGGTCGCCGAAGCATTGCATAACCTCACTGCCGCCCATCCCGCGCTGCAAAAACACCTCTACGACGGCGACGGCAAGCTGCGCAGCTTTGTCAACGTCTATGTTGGTCAGCAAGATGTGCGTCACCTCCCTGACAAATATCACACGGCCCTGCACGACGGAGCGCAACTCACCATCGTGCCCTCCATCGCCGGCGGTTCCGATCTTCCACCACAATCCTCCGGGGGGACAAAGGGCGGGAAAACGGAAACCGGCAACGGCATCAGTCGCGCCACGCTCACCACGCAGGAGTACCGCCAATACTCGCGTCACCTCTTGCTCCCCGAAGTCGGCGTCGCCGGTCAACTCAAACTCAAACAAGCGTCCGTGCTCGTTGTCGGTGCGGGTGGCTTAGGTTCACCACTGCTGGCCTATCTCGCCGCGGCGGGAGTCGGCCGCATGGGAATCGTGGATGCCGATGTTGTGGATGAAACCAACCTCCAGCGTCAGATCATCCACGGCCGACGCTCCGTCGGTCTGTCCAAACTCAGCAGCGCGCGCGAGTTCATCAAAAACCTCAACCCGCACGTGCACGTCGAAACGTATGAAACATTCTTCACCGCCGAAAACGCCCTGGGCATCGCGGCAGGCTACGACCTCTTAATAGACGGCACTGACAACTTTCCCACACGCTATCTCGTCAACGATGTCAGCTTCTTGCTCAAAAAGCGCAATGTTTACGGGAGCATCTATCGCTTTGAGGGACAAATCTCCGTCTTCTGCGATCCCGGCGGCCCGTGCTATCGCTGCCTCTATCCCGAACCCCCGCCGCCCGGTCTGGTACCCTCCTGCGCCGAAGGCGGCGTGCTCGGCGTCCTGCCCGGAATTGTCGGCTCGATTCAAGCCAACGAAGCTCTGAAGATCTTGCTCGGTATCGGCACGCCGTTGGTCGGCACGCTCTTACGCTTCGACGCGCTCGATTTGTCCTTTAAGCGATTCGATCTGCACAAAGACCCCGACTGCCCCTTGTGCGGTGCGCATCCCACGATCACCGAACCCGTGGACTACGTGCAATTCTGTGGCCTCGGCACCGAAGAACAAGCGCTCACGCAAGTCCGCGAGATGACCGTCCACGAACTCTTCGCGCGCCGTCAGAACGGCAACGGCTCGCGGCCCATCGTCCTCGACGTGCGCAATGCCGAAGAGCTTGCCATCGCCCGCTTGAATGAAGACCTGCACATTCCGCTCGCGGAACTCGACTTCCGCCTTGACGAGCTCGCGCCTTACAAAGAGCGTGACCTCGTGATCTCCTGCCGCAGCGGTGTGCGCAGCGCCCGCGCGTGGCACCAGCTCCGCGCCGCAGGCTTCGAAAAAATCTACAACCTCGAAGGCGGCATCCTCGCCTGGGCCGATCACATAGACAACTCGCTCCCGAAATATTAA
- a CDS encoding S8 family serine peptidase: protein MRRIGIMGLVGLVMSLLVQAAPTVTPGQALVRFAEPVSVEQAQREWNSNDFRVARVLVKKLNIFLVTFDAKRDVEQAVQQLSGHPKLLWAQADHIASPRLVPNDPSYSSQWEWNQATDRDIDAPEAWDIATGGQDRGGADLVVAIVDGGCNLAHPDLVANLWQNLAEVNGTTGADDDGNGYVDDKNGWDAYENNGSIPVDDHGTHVSGTVGARTNNSTQVAGVNWSVKLMEVAASSSQTSVISIGYGYVLDQKTLWLSSGGTQGANVVSTNSSFGVDLANCASGTYPVWNDLYNAMGEVGILSACATANANYNVDTQGDVPTSCSSPYMISVTNTTSSDLKNAGAAYGATTIDLGSPGTSILSTVSSGGTGTMTGTSMATPHVAGAVALMHAAASIGFYNYYTLYPDSGALALKQLLLDGTDPIAALQGITVSGGRLNLHNACLAISEFVGPNPDEPFLLVDGAAMSDAVTGNNNGTWERGETVTVVVSLENLGEAALNVNGVLSSADGFATVGDAAGGFGDIANGAIGSNAGDVFLVTLAPNAPLEDAILFDLDVTADSGYARTLGIVLASAPKELYYTNDVEGGAADWTHALVGGAVDQWHVSVEQAHSPASAWKCGSTTTGNYANAQDAALISPSVVLRPETEMRVWHSLTSEQSGTYADSCYDGGNVWISVNGGAWAILTPVSGYPKHFRYLSGGGNPSSGPQPGNACFGGTIPWTEVVFDLSAYADSSVQVRFRFSSDASVNQEGWYVDDIRFYGAPAVAVTPDPIDGLVIQSEGFDALLAWPPSAAEGVEYHVYMSLDAEIEPVDAFLVAQTTDTFFVHSGVLDTTTFVTYQVVVTIP from the coding sequence ATGCGACGCATTGGGATCATGGGTCTGGTTGGTTTAGTGATGAGCTTACTAGTGCAGGCGGCACCCACGGTGACGCCGGGACAGGCATTGGTGCGTTTTGCGGAGCCCGTCTCGGTGGAGCAGGCGCAGCGCGAGTGGAACAGTAACGACTTTCGCGTGGCCCGTGTGCTCGTGAAGAAGTTGAATATTTTTCTGGTAACGTTTGACGCCAAGCGCGATGTTGAGCAGGCGGTCCAGCAGCTTTCCGGTCATCCGAAGCTGTTGTGGGCGCAGGCGGATCATATTGCATCGCCGCGGTTGGTGCCGAATGATCCGTCATACAGCAGCCAGTGGGAGTGGAATCAGGCAACCGACCGTGATATTGACGCGCCGGAAGCGTGGGATATCGCAACGGGCGGACAGGATCGCGGCGGCGCTGATCTGGTGGTCGCGATTGTAGACGGCGGCTGCAACCTCGCGCACCCCGATTTGGTGGCGAATCTGTGGCAGAACTTGGCCGAGGTGAACGGCACAACGGGTGCTGATGACGATGGCAACGGCTATGTGGATGATAAGAACGGCTGGGACGCATATGAGAACAACGGTTCAATCCCGGTAGATGATCACGGCACGCACGTGTCGGGCACCGTCGGGGCGCGTACGAATAACAGCACGCAGGTGGCCGGAGTGAATTGGAGCGTAAAGCTGATGGAAGTCGCGGCGTCGAGCAGTCAGACGTCCGTCATTTCGATCGGCTATGGCTACGTACTCGATCAGAAGACCTTGTGGCTGTCGAGCGGCGGGACGCAGGGCGCGAATGTGGTTTCGACGAACTCGAGCTTTGGAGTGGACTTGGCGAATTGCGCATCGGGCACATATCCTGTTTGGAATGATCTTTACAACGCGATGGGCGAAGTGGGAATTCTGTCGGCGTGCGCAACGGCCAACGCGAACTACAATGTGGACACACAAGGCGACGTGCCGACGAGCTGCTCGAGCCCGTACATGATTTCGGTGACGAATACGACGAGTTCGGATTTGAAGAACGCGGGCGCGGCTTACGGCGCGACGACGATTGATTTAGGTTCGCCGGGCACAAGCATATTGAGCACGGTGTCAAGTGGCGGCACCGGGACAATGACGGGTACATCCATGGCGACGCCGCACGTGGCGGGCGCGGTGGCGCTGATGCACGCTGCGGCGAGCATCGGGTTTTACAATTACTACACACTTTATCCGGACTCCGGCGCGCTGGCGCTGAAGCAGCTGCTGCTTGACGGCACCGATCCAATCGCAGCGCTGCAGGGGATAACCGTGTCGGGCGGACGCCTGAATCTGCATAACGCGTGCTTGGCGATCAGCGAGTTCGTGGGACCGAATCCGGATGAACCGTTTTTGCTGGTGGACGGTGCAGCCATGAGTGACGCGGTGACCGGCAATAACAACGGCACGTGGGAGCGCGGCGAGACGGTCACGGTCGTTGTGTCGCTTGAGAATTTGGGCGAAGCGGCGCTGAACGTGAATGGTGTGCTCAGTTCGGCGGATGGATTCGCGACGGTCGGCGATGCGGCGGGCGGTTTCGGCGACATCGCCAACGGGGCGATCGGCAGCAACGCCGGTGATGTGTTTCTGGTGACGCTTGCGCCGAACGCGCCGTTGGAAGACGCGATTTTGTTCGACCTCGACGTGACGGCCGACAGCGGCTATGCGCGGACGCTGGGCATCGTGTTGGCGAGTGCGCCGAAGGAACTCTATTACACGAACGACGTCGAAGGCGGCGCGGCGGATTGGACCCACGCGCTGGTCGGCGGCGCGGTGGATCAGTGGCATGTGTCTGTGGAGCAGGCGCATTCACCGGCCTCGGCTTGGAAATGCGGCAGCACGACGACGGGGAACTACGCGAATGCGCAGGACGCCGCATTGATTTCGCCGAGTGTGGTACTGCGGCCTGAGACCGAGATGCGCGTCTGGCACAGCCTCACGTCGGAGCAATCGGGGACGTATGCCGATTCGTGTTATGACGGCGGCAACGTGTGGATCTCGGTGAACGGCGGTGCGTGGGCGATCCTTACGCCGGTGAGCGGCTATCCGAAGCACTTCCGGTATCTGTCGGGCGGCGGCAATCCGTCGAGTGGTCCGCAGCCGGGCAACGCGTGTTTCGGCGGAACGATACCGTGGACGGAAGTGGTGTTTGATCTGAGCGCATACGCCGATTCATCGGTGCAGGTTCGCTTCCGCTTCTCGAGCGACGCCTCGGTGAATCAAGAGGGCTGGTATGTTGACGACATTCGTTTTTATGGTGCGCCGGCCGTCGCGGTGACGCCTGATCCGATTGACGGGCTGGTGATTCAATCGGAAGGCTTCGATGCTCTGTTGGCTTGGCCGCCGTCGGCGGCTGAGGGCGTGGAGTATCACGTTTACATGAGTCTGGACGCGGAGATTGAGCCGGTGGATGCCTTCCTTGTCGCGCAGACGACAGACACGTTTTTCGTGCATTCCGGAGTGTTGGACACAACAACGTTTGTGACGTATCAGGTCGTCGTGACGATACCATAA